In one window of Gemmatimonadota bacterium DNA:
- a CDS encoding protease modulator HflK: MTDDTRSLPQSTRVIYALFDSARSFGWGRLFWSVIALSVVAVLASGFYVVKKEEQGVLLQFGKVVDADIGPGLHYCVPIVHKIHIRKVKRIVRVPIESEDVSGDTHVTLLSGDTNLVEVDVAVQYTIDNLRNYLFVVTDPSTVMTMWVREEMVNVVGRNFIDLILTSNRSIIERQLHDYLLDQLESVDIGIELVDLNIVDIRPIEETVAAFRDVNDAISERMQSISNANLRREKLIARTKGQADAVIMDARATARARVLQAESSAGAFSKLLDEYRKHPAQVGITRYWQRMRTIFAEANLAAVNPGNDANIEVNLIDGGTGLAPVDLAFDSPEALAATGPDSLDRPILSTIPPAIHRYENINRDGFLIEGRFHSRNTERDHLPVARPRSLIFDTPSIFTHGHVSTSSTDVAGQASEKAMVENIHDEESGEEESKKGTEGSQSDPKQ; this comes from the coding sequence ATGACCGACGATACCAGATCCTTGCCGCAAAGCACCCGCGTAATCTACGCCCTCTTCGATTCTGCACGGAGTTTCGGCTGGGGCCGTCTCTTCTGGAGCGTGATCGCCCTTTCCGTCGTCGCCGTGCTGGCCAGCGGATTCTATGTCGTCAAGAAAGAAGAGCAGGGCGTCCTGCTGCAATTCGGCAAAGTGGTGGACGCCGATATCGGACCGGGCCTGCACTACTGCGTTCCCATCGTCCATAAAATCCACATACGCAAAGTGAAACGAATCGTCCGCGTCCCCATCGAAAGCGAAGACGTTTCGGGCGATACGCACGTGACGTTGCTTTCCGGGGATACGAACCTGGTCGAGGTTGATGTCGCGGTTCAGTACACCATTGACAATCTGCGCAACTATCTCTTCGTGGTGACGGATCCTTCAACGGTCATGACCATGTGGGTCCGGGAGGAGATGGTCAACGTCGTGGGGCGGAATTTTATCGACCTGATCCTCACGTCCAACCGGAGTATCATCGAGCGCCAACTCCACGATTACCTCCTCGATCAACTCGAATCGGTCGATATCGGCATCGAACTCGTCGATCTCAACATCGTTGATATACGGCCCATAGAAGAGACGGTAGCCGCGTTCCGGGACGTAAACGACGCCATATCCGAGCGTATGCAATCCATCAGCAACGCCAACCTGCGGCGGGAGAAACTGATCGCCCGGACGAAGGGGCAGGCGGATGCGGTCATCATGGATGCAAGGGCCACGGCCAGAGCGCGCGTTCTGCAGGCCGAAAGCAGCGCCGGCGCATTCTCGAAACTGCTGGACGAATACCGGAAGCATCCGGCCCAGGTGGGCATTACCCGTTACTGGCAGCGTATGCGCACCATCTTCGCCGAGGCGAATCTCGCGGCGGTCAATCCCGGCAACGACGCGAATATCGAAGTCAACCTGATAGACGGTGGCACGGGGTTGGCGCCGGTAGACCTGGCTTTCGATTCTCCGGAAGCCCTGGCCGCGACCGGTCCCGATTCCCTGGACAGGCCGATCCTTTCCACCATTCCGCCAGCGATACACCGGTATGAGAATATAAACCGGGATGGATTCCTGATCGAAGGTCGATTTCATAGCCGGAACACCGAGCGGGATCATCTCCCGGTCGCCCGGCCCAGATCGCTCATTTTCGACACGCCGTCCATTTTCACGCATGGACATGTGTCGACCAGCAGCACGGATGTGGCAGGCCAGGCCAGCGAGAAGGCCATGGTGGAAAACATTCACGACGAAGAAAGCGGTGAAGAAGAATCAAAAAAGGGCACTGAAGGGAGCCAAAGTGATCCCAAGCAATAA
- a CDS encoding ABC transporter substrate-binding protein, which translates to MIPSNNPRGLAWVAAAIVATLLVQPLPVRAETGITSDAIVFGQSACFTGPNRNLGLYYRAGILAAFEERNRAGGINGRVLRLLSLDDGYEPEQAAANAERFAVENDVFAVIGGVGTPTAKRIAPVLRTARIPFVGPFTGADFLRNFSRFPNVINLRAGYLDEVVTMVDYIVDDLGKKRFGVIYQDDTFGRSVLRNCQAALDAHDLPILAKTAHSRNTHAVHAGLFMIAKADLDAILIVGSYAANSEIINLSHSLGHDYIVANLSFVLSQELKKLLENRSEKILVTEVIPDPNSNASRVARRFRNALRPEYGQVETVATLVNEVAFEGYILGRFVIDVVERMGGVLTREQFMSTALSPEKVMIDDWSLEFAPGTNSGSKYIRLTNLGE; encoded by the coding sequence GTGATCCCAAGCAATAATCCGCGCGGCCTCGCCTGGGTGGCGGCTGCGATCGTCGCCACGTTGCTCGTTCAGCCCCTGCCGGTCCGGGCGGAGACGGGTATAACCTCCGACGCCATCGTGTTTGGCCAGAGCGCGTGCTTCACGGGTCCCAACAGGAACCTGGGACTGTATTACCGGGCGGGAATCCTCGCCGCCTTCGAGGAACGGAACCGCGCGGGCGGGATCAATGGAAGAGTCCTGCGCCTGCTGTCCCTGGATGACGGCTATGAACCGGAACAGGCCGCGGCGAACGCAGAGCGGTTCGCTGTCGAAAACGATGTGTTCGCGGTAATTGGCGGTGTGGGAACACCGACGGCCAAGCGGATTGCCCCCGTACTCCGTACCGCCAGGATTCCCTTTGTCGGCCCCTTCACCGGCGCCGACTTCCTCCGCAATTTCAGCCGGTTTCCCAACGTCATCAACCTGCGGGCCGGATACCTGGACGAAGTCGTGACCATGGTCGATTACATCGTAGATGATCTCGGCAAGAAACGGTTCGGCGTCATATACCAGGACGACACCTTCGGCCGCTCGGTACTGAGAAACTGCCAGGCGGCCCTCGATGCCCATGATCTGCCAATACTCGCCAAGACCGCCCATTCCCGCAACACCCACGCGGTCCACGCCGGCCTGTTCATGATAGCGAAGGCAGACCTCGACGCCATCCTGATCGTTGGGTCCTACGCGGCGAACTCGGAAATCATCAACCTGTCCCATTCCCTGGGTCACGATTATATCGTCGCGAACCTTTCCTTCGTTCTTTCCCAGGAACTGAAGAAACTGCTCGAAAACCGGTCGGAAAAGATCCTGGTGACCGAGGTGATTCCCGATCCGAACAGCAATGCCAGCCGGGTTGCCCGGCGGTTTCGAAACGCGCTGCGACCGGAGTACGGACAGGTTGAAACGGTGGCGACCCTGGTGAACGAGGTGGCCTTTGAAGGCTATATCCTGGGACGATTCGTCATCGACGTTGTGGAACGTATGGGCGGTGTGCTGACGCGGGAGCAGTTCATGTCCACCGCACTGTCCCCCGAGAAAGTCATGATCGACGACTGGAGCCTGGAATTCGCGCCGGGTACGAATTCGGGATCCAAGTACATCCGCCTGACGAATCTGGGTGAATGA
- a CDS encoding ZIP family metal transporter, translated as MENGTMLLLLGYSVAIFAVSLLGGKLSAIVTLTHTRTQLVMSLVAGFLLGVAMYHLLLHSLEDIPGPYAGEIAVGCAVLGVIMIIVLLRIFRFHQHDFSHEAMALEDHHDHAHPHDRHGAMDINPRSVFGVATGLGLHTITEGIALGASVRIGLLHDGGAILAGLGVFLAIMLHKPLDAYSIIGLMRVSGYGSRACTLTNVGFALLCPLVTVLTFLGVGLLSQLNELHIVGYVMAFAAGVFLCISLSDLLPEIQFHSHDRGILALAFLIGIGLAYALFYFESDTMHGLETLDSH; from the coding sequence GTGGAAAACGGTACCATGCTGCTTCTTCTGGGATATTCCGTCGCGATCTTCGCCGTGTCCCTGCTGGGCGGGAAGCTCTCGGCCATCGTCACCCTGACCCACACGCGCACGCAACTGGTCATGAGTCTCGTGGCGGGATTCCTGCTGGGCGTCGCCATGTACCATCTCCTGCTGCACAGCCTGGAAGATATTCCCGGTCCCTATGCCGGTGAAATCGCCGTGGGATGCGCGGTACTCGGCGTCATCATGATCATCGTGCTGCTAAGGATCTTCCGGTTTCATCAGCACGACTTCAGCCATGAAGCAATGGCCCTGGAGGATCATCATGACCACGCCCACCCGCATGATCGCCATGGCGCCATGGACATCAATCCCAGAAGCGTGTTCGGCGTCGCCACGGGTCTCGGCCTGCATACCATAACCGAGGGTATCGCCCTCGGAGCCAGCGTGCGCATCGGCCTGTTGCACGACGGGGGAGCGATTCTGGCGGGACTGGGCGTGTTCCTGGCGATCATGCTGCACAAACCCCTGGACGCCTATTCCATCATCGGACTGATGCGGGTCTCCGGCTACGGGAGCCGGGCCTGCACGCTGACCAACGTCGGTTTCGCCCTGTTGTGTCCGCTCGTAACCGTGTTGACCTTTCTGGGCGTCGGCCTGCTGAGTCAGCTCAACGAGCTGCATATCGTGGGGTATGTCATGGCCTTCGCCGCCGGCGTTTTTCTGTGCATCTCCCTGAGCGACCTGCTGCCCGAGATCCAGTTTCACAGCCACGACCGCGGAATCCTCGCCCTGGCCTTCCTCATCGGGATCGGCCTCGCCTATGCCCTGTTCTATTTCGAATCAGACACCATGCACGGGCTGGAGACCCTCGATTCCCATTAG
- a CDS encoding ATP-binding protein, which produces TDNLRRIREHGERANRIVRDMLQMGRGSGEKQSTDVNALLEEHARLAYHSARASNADFQLEINEDFDPELGQIEIVSQEMARVFLNMVNNACHATNEKREDSDTDEGYVPAIWLSTRREEDQIVVRIRDNGKGIPPDVREKIFNPFFTTKPTDQGTGLGLALSNDIVREHGGAIEVNSEPGEYTEMAIRLPLEPAEAPQETA; this is translated from the coding sequence TCACGGATAACCTGCGCAGGATCCGAGAACATGGGGAACGGGCCAACCGCATTGTCCGGGACATGCTGCAGATGGGCCGTGGATCGGGTGAGAAGCAGTCCACGGACGTAAACGCCCTGCTGGAGGAACACGCCCGCCTGGCCTACCACAGCGCGCGGGCGTCCAACGCGGATTTCCAGCTCGAAATCAACGAGGACTTCGATCCGGAATTGGGGCAGATCGAGATCGTTTCGCAGGAAATGGCCCGGGTATTCCTGAATATGGTGAACAACGCCTGTCACGCGACCAACGAGAAAAGGGAAGATTCGGATACGGATGAAGGTTACGTACCCGCTATCTGGCTGTCCACCCGGCGCGAGGAAGATCAGATCGTCGTCCGCATAAGGGACAACGGCAAGGGGATACCGCCCGATGTGCGCGAGAAGATCTTCAATCCCTTCTTCACAACCAAGCCTACCGACCAGGGCACCGGGCTGGGCCTGGCGCTCTCCAATGATATCGTTCGCGAGCACGGAGGAGCTATCGAGGTGAATTCGGAACCAGGCGAATACACCGAGATGGCGATCAGGCTTCCACTCGAACCTGCCGAAGCCCCGCAGGAAACCGCGTAG
- a CDS encoding HAMP domain-containing protein, protein MIKQWLLWLYDKGPSRISGQLYLGIGTAVALTMMTSMVAWFAFNEVGETQREVNEVAVPEIAAAFGVAQRSGTLAAAAPRLAAAETPEAFEAVTASIAEERESFAVQLEAIAGYGMENERFQRISESGNTLMSNIGMIEESVARRFVLEEQSQSLRRELERLQLQLAGILVPALDDQLFYTATGYRNIDEPAAPRTEYLSEVELQRYHHLAELQAEATVSTRILSNVFNLVDADRLEPLLERFESASGGVERSLAGLDTAPLRQRLEPVFAQLFELGSGAGQIFQIRAEDLELLAQQRTLIEDNRNIAVELVAEVESLVNSAQASTQAATVASTETIQVGRQLLLALNAVSLVGALLIAWLFVGKVLLRRLEFLSEHMRRMAGGDLKQKVELDGRDEVADMASALEVFRLHSIEAQRLNLVEKLAEELSGKNDELEKTLGELRVAQDQIVMREKLAALGELTAGVAHEIQNPLNFVKNFAESSSELLEELQEELPESGGTLDEEQNDV, encoded by the coding sequence ATGATCAAGCAGTGGCTGCTCTGGTTGTACGACAAGGGTCCGTCCCGGATTTCGGGACAGTTGTATCTGGGCATCGGTACGGCGGTAGCGCTCACCATGATGACCAGTATGGTCGCGTGGTTCGCCTTCAACGAGGTCGGTGAAACCCAGCGTGAGGTGAACGAGGTAGCCGTCCCTGAAATCGCCGCGGCCTTTGGCGTGGCACAGCGGAGCGGAACCCTGGCGGCCGCCGCCCCGCGTCTGGCGGCTGCGGAGACGCCCGAAGCCTTTGAAGCCGTGACCGCGAGCATTGCCGAAGAACGGGAGAGCTTCGCGGTGCAGCTGGAAGCGATCGCCGGCTACGGCATGGAAAATGAACGCTTTCAGCGAATCAGCGAAAGCGGCAACACGCTGATGTCCAACATCGGCATGATCGAGGAATCCGTGGCGCGGCGTTTCGTGCTCGAAGAACAGAGCCAGTCGCTGCGCCGGGAACTGGAGCGACTCCAGCTCCAACTGGCCGGCATCCTTGTCCCGGCCCTGGACGACCAGTTGTTCTACACGGCCACGGGTTACCGGAACATCGATGAACCCGCGGCGCCGCGTACCGAGTATCTTTCCGAGGTGGAGCTCCAGCGATACCATCATCTCGCCGAGCTGCAGGCCGAAGCGACCGTCAGCACCCGGATCCTGTCGAACGTCTTCAACCTCGTGGACGCCGACCGGCTGGAGCCCTTGCTCGAGCGGTTCGAATCGGCCAGCGGGGGAGTCGAAAGGAGCCTGGCCGGCCTGGACACGGCGCCTTTGCGGCAAAGACTCGAACCCGTATTTGCCCAGTTGTTCGAGCTGGGCAGCGGCGCTGGACAGATCTTTCAGATTCGTGCGGAGGATCTTGAACTTCTCGCCCAACAACGCACGCTGATCGAAGACAATCGCAACATAGCCGTCGAACTGGTCGCCGAGGTGGAAAGTCTCGTGAATTCCGCGCAGGCAAGCACCCAGGCCGCGACGGTCGCGTCGACAGAGACGATCCAGGTGGGCCGGCAGTTGCTCCTTGCGCTGAATGCGGTCAGTCTGGTCGGTGCGTTGCTGATCGCGTGGTTGTTTGTCGGAAAAGTCCTGCTGCGTCGCCTGGAGTTTCTGTCGGAACACATGCGGCGCATGGCGGGGGGCGATTTGAAACAGAAGGTGGAATTGGACGGGCGCGACGAGGTGGCGGACATGGCCTCCGCCCTCGAGGTGTTCAGATTGCATTCGATCGAAGCGCAGCGGCTGAACCTCGTGGAAAAACTCGCGGAGGAACTGAGCGGCAAGAACGACGAACTGGAGAAAACGCTGGGCGAACTGCGTGTCGCGCAGGACCAGATCGTCATGCGGGAAAAACTGGCGGCCCTCGGCGAACTCACCGCGGGCGTCGCCCACGAAATCCAGAATCCGTTGAACTTCGTGAAGAACTTTGCGGAGTCCTCGTCAGAGCTGCTGGAGGAACTGCAGGAAGAACTGCCGGAAAGCGGGGGCACACTCGATGAAGAGCAAAACGATGTA
- a CDS encoding ABC transporter substrate-binding protein, protein MRRTRDHWAVAMLLALGATAFSPALPLEYSGANASQVEEPGVSGERILFGQSAAFSGPARELGRNMNLGIEAAFEEVNRRGGVHGRRLELITLDDAYEPEAAIANTRKLIEDEAVFALIGAVGTPTSRSAVPIASQAGVPYIAPFTGAIFLRDDTETGVINLRASYYQETEEIVDRLSRDLGITRIGVMYQNDSFGRVGYRGVRLALERRGLDPVAIGVYPRNTTAIKAGLLDLQRGKPDAVVVIGAYQPVATLISWARRVGFNPVFATISFVGSNALAGELGPNGRGVLVSQVVPFPSAGNIAIAVQYRRALSAHARNAAPGFVSFEGYLAGRLVITALEGCGPDVKRTCLVESLNRAGTIDMGGLRLEFGEGDNQGSDAVFLTVIGTDGRYHPINTLRDVMP, encoded by the coding sequence ATGAGACGAACGCGCGACCACTGGGCGGTCGCCATGCTACTCGCCCTGGGTGCGACGGCGTTCTCTCCCGCTTTACCTCTCGAATACAGCGGCGCCAACGCCTCCCAGGTTGAAGAGCCCGGCGTATCCGGCGAACGCATCCTGTTCGGACAGTCTGCCGCATTCAGCGGTCCGGCCCGGGAGCTCGGCCGGAACATGAATCTCGGCATCGAGGCGGCCTTCGAGGAAGTCAACCGCCGGGGCGGCGTGCACGGACGACGGCTCGAGCTGATTACCCTCGACGACGCCTATGAGCCGGAGGCCGCCATTGCGAATACCCGGAAGCTGATCGAGGACGAAGCCGTATTCGCACTCATCGGCGCTGTCGGAACCCCCACCTCCCGTTCGGCCGTTCCCATCGCATCGCAGGCGGGCGTACCCTATATCGCCCCGTTTACCGGTGCGATTTTCTTGCGGGACGACACGGAAACCGGCGTGATCAACCTGCGCGCCTCCTATTACCAGGAAACCGAGGAAATCGTCGACCGGCTTTCGCGCGATCTCGGCATCACGCGCATAGGCGTAATGTATCAGAACGATTCTTTCGGCAGAGTAGGTTATCGGGGCGTCAGGCTTGCGCTGGAACGCAGGGGCCTGGATCCGGTGGCGATCGGCGTGTATCCGAGAAACACCACGGCGATCAAGGCCGGCCTGCTCGATCTGCAACGTGGAAAGCCGGACGCCGTTGTCGTCATCGGCGCTTACCAGCCGGTTGCGACGCTCATTTCATGGGCGCGGCGAGTGGGATTCAATCCGGTCTTCGCTACGATTTCCTTCGTTGGAAGCAATGCCCTGGCCGGTGAATTGGGCCCCAACGGCCGCGGCGTCCTGGTCTCGCAGGTCGTCCCCTTCCCCTCGGCCGGCAATATCGCCATCGCCGTTCAGTACCGCCGGGCGCTTTCCGCGCATGCACGGAACGCGGCCCCTGGATTCGTCTCATTCGAAGGATACCTGGCCGGCCGGCTGGTGATCACAGCCCTTGAGGGTTGCGGGCCGGACGTAAAGCGGACCTGTCTCGTGGAAAGTCTGAACCGGGCGGGCACCATCGATATGGGCGGTCTGCGTCTCGAATTCGGCGAGGGCGACAACCAGGGCTCCGACGCGGTCTTTCTCACGGTGATCGGGACGGATGGCCGTTACCATCCCATCAACACCCTTCGGGACGTGATGCCATGA
- a CDS encoding ATP-binding protein → MSKRLSLCLPTKLDQLERIYEAVDELGESEEWPPGMVYQVKLVLEELGVNIVTHGHGNDPDHEFEIVLDSDTDALTIELRDEGQAFNPLTDSAEPDIESGLDDRAVGGLGIYLVRTMMDELSYRREDNKNILTIVKRKDNE, encoded by the coding sequence ATGAGCAAAAGACTGTCCCTTTGCCTACCTACAAAGCTCGACCAGCTGGAACGCATTTACGAGGCCGTGGATGAGCTCGGCGAGTCCGAAGAATGGCCGCCGGGCATGGTATACCAGGTTAAGCTGGTCCTCGAGGAACTGGGCGTCAATATCGTCACCCATGGCCACGGTAACGATCCGGATCATGAATTCGAGATCGTGCTGGACTCGGATACCGACGCGCTGACGATCGAGTTGCGGGACGAAGGGCAGGCCTTCAACCCCCTTACGGACTCCGCGGAACCGGATATCGAGTCCGGGCTTGACGATCGGGCCGTCGGCGGTCTGGGTATCTACCTGGTCCGAACCATGATGGATGAACTGAGTTACCGCCGGGAAGACAACAAGAACATCCTGACGATCGTCAAGCGGAAGGACAATGAATGA
- a CDS encoding SpoIIE family protein phosphatase, which translates to MTQTSYKLLIVDDEPDLEHLMRQRMRRDVRSGLYTLYFAQNGVEALERLNEVPDIDMVLSDINMPRMDGLTLLAQIPNIAPDIRAVVVSAYGDMKNIRTAMNRGAFDFVTKPIDFQDLRVTIERTLKNMEQWREALESRDKLVRLQNELNVASQMQQSILPTEFPDSDRCQIFANMEPAREVGGDFFDVFPLPGGQIGLAIADVSDKGVPAALFMMSSRTLLKGSAIGAMAPGAVLKEVNNLLTEENEAAMFVTTFYAVYTPETAQVAYANGGHNPPLVVHPDGSSTLLPGTDGVALGVFPGIDFDQSAVELSAGDLLVLYTDGVTEAMNADGEEFGMERLQEVFSASRPETTEAANRAVFKAVHDFAGETPQSDDITCVTVLQR; encoded by the coding sequence ATGACGCAGACATCATATAAACTTCTTATCGTGGACGATGAGCCGGATCTCGAACATCTCATGCGGCAGCGGATGCGCCGCGACGTCCGCTCCGGTCTCTATACGCTCTATTTCGCCCAGAACGGCGTGGAGGCCCTGGAGCGCCTGAACGAGGTTCCCGACATCGACATGGTCCTTTCGGATATAAACATGCCCCGGATGGACGGCCTCACCCTGCTGGCGCAGATTCCGAACATAGCCCCCGACATCCGCGCCGTGGTGGTTTCCGCCTATGGGGACATGAAGAACATCCGGACGGCCATGAACCGCGGCGCCTTCGATTTCGTTACCAAGCCCATCGATTTCCAGGATCTCCGGGTTACCATCGAACGCACCCTGAAGAACATGGAGCAGTGGCGTGAAGCCCTGGAATCCCGGGACAAGCTGGTCAGGCTTCAGAACGAATTGAACGTGGCCAGCCAGATGCAGCAATCCATCCTGCCGACCGAGTTTCCCGATTCCGACCGCTGCCAGATCTTCGCGAACATGGAACCCGCCAGGGAGGTCGGGGGAGACTTCTTCGATGTTTTCCCCCTGCCCGGCGGGCAGATTGGCCTGGCCATCGCCGATGTATCCGACAAGGGTGTCCCGGCCGCGCTGTTCATGATGTCGAGCCGGACCCTGCTGAAGGGATCGGCCATCGGGGCCATGGCGCCCGGAGCCGTCCTGAAAGAAGTCAACAATCTCCTTACCGAGGAGAACGAGGCGGCCATGTTCGTCACGACCTTCTACGCGGTCTACACCCCCGAGACCGCCCAGGTGGCCTACGCCAACGGCGGGCATAATCCCCCGTTGGTGGTTCATCCCGACGGCAGCTCGACGTTGCTCCCCGGAACCGACGGGGTTGCCCTCGGGGTTTTTCCCGGTATCGATTTCGATCAGTCGGCCGTCGAGCTTTCTGCCGGCGACCTCCTCGTTCTCTACACCGACGGCGTTACGGAAGCCATGAATGCCGACGGAGAGGAATTCGGCATGGAACGCCTGCAGGAAGTATTCTCGGCATCCCGCCCCGAGACCACCGAGGCTGCGAACAGGGCCGTTTTCAAGGCGGTCCACGACTTCGCCGGTGAGACACCGCAGTCCGACGACATTACCTGTGTCACCGTCCTGCAGCGCTAG
- a CDS encoding STAS domain-containing protein — protein sequence MEISIDRANEVLIAKVEGRIDGANAREFEDALNGAIAEDDSKVLLDFGALSYISSAGLRVILLIARLLQKRNAAFALCSLSDPIREVFEISGFDKIISIHSTQAEAVEKIGQ from the coding sequence ATGGAGATCAGTATCGACCGAGCAAATGAAGTACTGATTGCGAAGGTTGAAGGTCGAATTGATGGCGCCAACGCACGGGAATTCGAAGATGCGCTCAACGGCGCCATCGCGGAAGACGACAGCAAGGTGCTGCTCGACTTCGGTGCGTTGTCCTATATTAGCAGCGCCGGCCTGAGGGTCATCCTGCTGATCGCACGATTGCTCCAGAAGCGGAATGCCGCGTTCGCGCTGTGTTCGCTGTCGGACCCGATTCGGGAAGTCTTCGAAATCAGCGGGTTCGACAAGATCATTTCCATCCACTCTACCCAGGCGGAAGCCGTGGAGAAGATCGGCCAGTAA
- a CDS encoding phytanoyl-CoA dioxygenase family protein, whose amino-acid sequence MNPNHIGAEEVEFFQENGYLQIPGFFSREEMTELGYALDKTIADKRERILGSGRETDDDYNRVFNQMVNLWVDYEVIRKYSFDARLAEIARKVSNCKRLVIYHDHGLIKPGGERSKATNWHQDAPYWPMDQVGALSAWIAVDDVTVENGCMQFIPGSHKFGRLAPVALSTEGASVLKDLEGTDIEVEPVVMEMEAGGVTFHHGCTFHYATPNRTPSPRRALAIIYIPEYVNYNGRWDAGGDQGLKPGEPFGGPLHPILASG is encoded by the coding sequence ATGAATCCAAATCACATTGGCGCCGAAGAGGTTGAGTTCTTTCAGGAGAATGGCTATCTACAGATTCCGGGATTCTTCTCCAGGGAGGAAATGACGGAACTGGGATACGCGCTGGACAAGACGATAGCCGACAAAAGAGAACGTATCCTGGGCAGTGGACGCGAGACTGACGACGATTACAACCGCGTCTTCAACCAGATGGTCAACCTGTGGGTGGATTACGAGGTTATCCGCAAGTATTCCTTCGATGCGCGGCTGGCGGAAATTGCGCGGAAGGTATCGAATTGCAAACGCCTGGTCATATACCATGATCATGGATTGATCAAGCCCGGCGGTGAGCGCAGCAAGGCAACCAACTGGCATCAGGACGCGCCGTACTGGCCCATGGATCAGGTCGGCGCTTTGTCGGCCTGGATCGCCGTGGACGACGTGACGGTGGAAAATGGCTGCATGCAGTTCATCCCGGGATCGCACAAGTTCGGCCGGCTGGCGCCCGTGGCCTTGAGCACCGAAGGGGCGAGCGTACTGAAAGACCTCGAAGGTACGGATATCGAGGTCGAGCCCGTCGTGATGGAAATGGAAGCGGGCGGCGTTACCTTTCATCACGGATGTACGTTCCACTACGCTACGCCGAATCGCACCCCATCGCCGCGGAGAGCCCTGGCCATCATCTACATACCCGAGTATGTCAATTACAACGGTCGATGGGACGCGGGTGGTGACCAGGGTTTGAAACCGGGCGAGCCCTTTGGAGGACCGTTGCATCCCATTCTCGCTTCGGGTTGA
- a CDS encoding phytanoyl-CoA dioxygenase family protein encodes MSTDRYRIGVQDYIDYQHDGYLVVRGLVPDAEVEEIRRHTEELMSGRIVIDGVEPPPPGLTSEQMGQHWLRIHMLHRKHELHEKYLLQPRILDVLEALAGPDVLALQTMLFLKPPGREGQGFHQDSYYIPTYPDTLIGSWLAVDPADEENGCVMVIPGSHHEPIYPDEHKLGQNHADGSIEDLGVIEGASATDESLNGLAPVAAKYHEREVAACMEPGDVLFIHGHLLHRSHANRTGTRFRRAFVGHYCNARSWVPWNHGADFEGPSANNLHILARGNSHLPYAMPSFGTPCDALNPRETAGGMRPARMMGDMPTSTVKGVMVSR; translated from the coding sequence ATGTCGACTGACCGCTATCGAATTGGTGTCCAGGACTATATCGACTATCAGCACGACGGCTACCTGGTCGTCCGGGGGCTCGTGCCGGACGCCGAGGTGGAAGAGATACGCCGCCATACCGAGGAACTGATGAGCGGCCGGATCGTCATCGACGGCGTCGAACCGCCGCCGCCGGGACTGACTTCCGAACAGATGGGGCAGCACTGGCTGCGCATACACATGCTCCATCGGAAGCATGAACTGCATGAAAAGTACCTGCTGCAACCCCGGATCCTGGATGTGCTCGAAGCCCTGGCCGGTCCGGACGTGCTGGCGCTCCAGACCATGCTTTTCCTCAAACCGCCCGGGCGCGAAGGCCAGGGGTTTCACCAGGACTCGTACTACATTCCAACCTATCCCGATACGCTGATCGGTTCGTGGCTGGCCGTGGATCCCGCGGATGAAGAAAACGGCTGCGTGATGGTCATTCCGGGATCGCATCACGAACCGATTTATCCGGACGAGCACAAGCTGGGCCAGAATCACGCCGACGGATCCATCGAGGACCTCGGCGTAATCGAAGGCGCCAGCGCAACGGACGAATCCCTGAACGGGCTGGCACCGGTGGCCGCGAAATACCATGAAAGGGAGGTAGCCGCGTGCATGGAGCCGGGCGATGTCCTGTTCATTCACGGCCATCTCCTGCACAGGTCGCATGCGAACCGGACCGGTACGCGATTCCGCCGGGCTTTCGTCGGCCATTATTGCAACGCGCGGTCCTGGGTGCCGTGGAACCATGGCGCCGACTTCGAGGGACCGTCGGCGAACAACCTCCATATCCTGGCGCGAGGCAACTCCCACCTGCCCTACGCCATGCCGAGTTTCGGCACGCCGTGCGACGCCCTCAACCCCAGGGAAACGGCCGGGGGCATGCGTCCGGCGCGCATGATGGGCGACATGCCCACCTCGACCGTGAAGGGCGTCATGGTATCGCGTTGA